In Populus nigra chromosome 1, ddPopNigr1.1, whole genome shotgun sequence, one genomic interval encodes:
- the LOC133680593 gene encoding sterol 14-demethylase: protein MTGDTDNKFLNVGLLIIATLLVAKLISALIMPRSQKRLPPVMKGWPLIGGLIRFLKGPIVMLREEYPKLGSVFTVNLVNRKITFLIGPEVSAHFFKASEVDLSQQEVYQFNVPTFGPGVVFDVEYSIRQEQFRFFTEALRVNKLKGYVDQMVVEAEDYFSKWGDSGVVDLKYELEHLIILTASRCLLGREVRDKLFDDVSALFHDLDNGMLPVSVLFPYLPIPAHRRRDRARKKLAEIFASIINSRKLASKSENDMLQCFIDSKYKDGRPTTESEITGLLIAALFAGQHTSSITSTWTGAYLLRHNEYLSAVLEEQKNLMKKHGNKVDHDILSEMDVLYRCIKEALRLHPPLIMLLRSSHSDFSVTTRDGKEYDIPKGHIVATSPAFANRLPHVFKDPDSYDPDRFACGREEDKAAGAFSYISFGGGRHGCLGEPFAYLQIKAIWSHLLRNFELELISPFPEIDWNAMVVGVKDKVMVRYKRRELSVN from the exons ATGACTGGAGATACGGATAACAAGTTCTTGAATGTGGGTCTACTCATTATAGCCACTCTACTAGTGGCCAAGCTCATCTCTGCACTTATAATGCCCAGATCTCAAAAGCGCTTGCCTCCTGTTATGAAGGGATGGCCTTTGATTGGAGGGCTCATTCGGTTCCTTAAAGGTCCTATTGTGATGCTTCGCGAAGAGTACCCAAAACTTGGCAGTGTGTTTACTGTGAATTTAGTTAATAGGAAGATCACTTTCTTGATTGGCCCTGAGGTGTCTGCGCATTTCTTCAAGGCTTCGGAAGTCGACTTGAGCCAGCAGGAGGTGTATCAGTTCAATGTGCCTACTTTTGGTCCTGGTGTCGTGTTTGATGTGGAGTACTCCATTAGGCAAGAGCAGTTTCGGTTCTTCACAGAGGCTTTAAGAGTGAACAAACTCAAGGGATATGTGGACCAGATGGTGGTAGAAGCAGAG GATTACTTCTCAAAATGGGGAGACAGTGGGGTGGTAGACTTAAAGTATGAGCTTGAGCATCTGATCATTTTGACAGCCAGTAGATGTCTACTTGGACGAGAAGTGCGTGATAAGCTTTTTGATGATGTGTCTGCTCTATTCCATGACCTTGACAATGGAATGCTCCCAGTTAGTGTTTTATTCCCATACTTGCCCATCCCGGCTCATCGCCGCCGTGACCGGGCCCGCAAGAAGCTTGCAGAAATCTTTGCAAGTATCATAAATTCTCGTAAGCTTGCCAGCAAATCAGAGAATGACATGTTGCAGTGCTTCATTGATTCAAAGTATAAAGATGGTCGCCCAACAACCGAGTCTGAGATCACAGGCTTGCTCATTGCTGCTCTCTTTGCTGGGCAGCACACCAGTTCCATCACCTCTACATGGACTGGAGCCTATCTTCTGCGACACAATGAATACCTATCTGCTGTACTGGAGGAGCAGAAGAACCTGATGAAAAAGCACGGGAACAAGGTTGATCATGATATTTTATCCGAGATGGATGTCCTGTATCGGTGCATCAAGGAAGCCCTTAGACTCCATCCTCCACTAATTATGCTTCTACGGAGCTCACACAGTGACTTCAGTGTGACAACACGAGATGGGAAAGAATATGACATCCCAAAGGGCCACATTGTCGCAACATCTCCTGCATTTGCTAACCGGCTTCCTCATGTCTTCAAGGACCCAGATAGCTATGATCCCGACAGATTTGCTTGTGGGAGAGAAGAAGACAAAGCAGCAGGGgcattttcatatatttcttttggAGGTGGCAGGCACGGGTGTCTCGGTGAACCATTTGCTTACTTGCAGATAAAAGCAATATGGAGTCATTTGCTGAGGAATTTTGAACTGGAGCTCATATCTCCTTTCCCTGAGATAGACTGGAATGCAATGGTCGTTGGTGTGAAAGACAAGGTAATGGTGCGTTACAAGCGGCGTGAGCTTTCAGTAAATTAG
- the LOC133680601 gene encoding peptidyl-prolyl cis-trans isomerase FKBP19, chloroplastic isoform X2 translates to MASISTLGIPFQSPGRASTSTRCCRPIATLTSHHPDVCIKKCAGVIERRQVIMLSVGLLAGAALQHSSSNKDAAAMAAEFTDMPALRGKDYGKTKMRYPDYTETESGLQYKDLRAGNGPLPKMGETVVVDWDGYTIGYYGRIFEARNKTKGGSFEGDDKDFFKFRLGSREVIPAFEEAVSGMAPGGIRSVFANFTVCFTAMQDHCAPRIRIS, encoded by the exons ATGGCCTCCATTTCAACTCTTGGAATTCCATTCCAGTCCCCTGGAAGAGCTTCAACATCCACA AGATGTTGCAGACCGATTGCAACTCTAACTTCTCATCATCCAG atgtttgtattaaaaaatgtGCCGGGGTCATCGAGAGAAGACAAGTTATAATGTTATCTGTTGGGTTACTGGCCGGAGCAGCTCTGCAGCattcttcttcaaataaagATGCTGCAGCTATGGCAGCCGAATTCACTGACA TGCCAGCTCTCAGGGGGAAGGATTATGGCAAAACAAAAATGCGGTATCCGGACTACACAGAAACAGAATCAGGTCTTCAGTATAAG GACTTGCGAGCAGGAAATGGTCCCTTGCCTAAGATGGGAGAGACAGTTGTA GTCGATTGGGATGGTTACACCATAGGATACTATGGTCGCATATTTGAAGCTCGAAACAAGACAAAAGGTGGCTCCTTTGAG GGAGATGACAAGGACTTCTTCAAATTCAGACTAGGATCCAGAGAG GTTATACCTGCTTTTGAAGAAGCTGTTTCAGGAATGGCTCCTGGTGGCATTAGAAG TGTGTTTGCAAATTTCACAGTATGCTTCACAGCGATGCAGGATCATTGTGCCCCCAGAATTAGGATATCCTGA
- the LOC133680601 gene encoding peptidyl-prolyl cis-trans isomerase FKBP19, chloroplastic isoform X1, translated as MASISTLGIPFQSPGRASTSTRCCRPIATLTSHHPDVCIKKCAGVIERRQVIMLSVGLLAGAALQHSSSNKDAAAMAAEFTDMPALRGKDYGKTKMRYPDYTETESGLQYKDLRAGNGPLPKMGETVVVDWDGYTIGYYGRIFEARNKTKGGSFEGDDKDFFKFRLGSREVIPAFEEAVSGMAPGGIRRIIVPPELGYPENDYNKSGPRPTTFSGQRALDFVLRNQGLIDKTLLFDIELLKVIPG; from the exons ATGGCCTCCATTTCAACTCTTGGAATTCCATTCCAGTCCCCTGGAAGAGCTTCAACATCCACA AGATGTTGCAGACCGATTGCAACTCTAACTTCTCATCATCCAG atgtttgtattaaaaaatgtGCCGGGGTCATCGAGAGAAGACAAGTTATAATGTTATCTGTTGGGTTACTGGCCGGAGCAGCTCTGCAGCattcttcttcaaataaagATGCTGCAGCTATGGCAGCCGAATTCACTGACA TGCCAGCTCTCAGGGGGAAGGATTATGGCAAAACAAAAATGCGGTATCCGGACTACACAGAAACAGAATCAGGTCTTCAGTATAAG GACTTGCGAGCAGGAAATGGTCCCTTGCCTAAGATGGGAGAGACAGTTGTA GTCGATTGGGATGGTTACACCATAGGATACTATGGTCGCATATTTGAAGCTCGAAACAAGACAAAAGGTGGCTCCTTTGAG GGAGATGACAAGGACTTCTTCAAATTCAGACTAGGATCCAGAGAG GTTATACCTGCTTTTGAAGAAGCTGTTTCAGGAATGGCTCCTGGTGGCATTAGAAG GATCATTGTGCCCCCAGAATTAGGATATCCTGAGAATGACTACAACAAGAGTGGGCCAAGACCAACAACATTTTCG GGTCAACGAGCCTTGGATTTTGTGTTGAGGAACCAAGGGCTGATAGACAAAACTTTGCTGTTCGATATTGAACTCCTTAAAGTGATCCCAGGCTAA